In Camelina sativa cultivar DH55 chromosome 13, Cs, whole genome shotgun sequence, the genomic window TAGAGCACTGAGACAAGACAGCACTTGGTGGTCAGTAAGGAAAAAAACCCAACTTCTAATatgcaaaaattttaaataggaaaccaacaaaacacaacacctgaatacataaatttaaatgtgCAGGAAAATGCATTATTCATTGCCAGGAGGTCCACTTGAGTCTTGAGCTAtccatttctttctttcctttgggTTTTGTTATTactaagatttgttttttttttccccttgaaatatgtatatttgtatggatatttttaaaaatactcattttctatatacaaaatgactaaattctaaacgtTAAACTCAAATTACTAAACACTACCTCtttaaaactataccctaaatataaaatagaaaacccaaacctataaaaaaaatctaaaaactaatttaacatattgtaattgtataaaagaaggtaaaactgaaaattaccaagaaaatgggtatttttgaaaagagaagTCCCAAAAGaacatttctaacaaattatcTATATTTTATCATACCATTCGAATATATTCTGATTCAGAACATATAACTTGATATAAGTATTAGGTCTGGTATTTTATCACTAATGGATAAGGGTATcttttagttaaaattaaagtaaaaaggGTATAAAgtaattctatatataaaaaaagagagagaatactATACTAACGTCAAAATTTTGGATGTATAGTACTTGTATTGTTGTCTGAGTCAGTTTTCTCACATTTGGTCCAGAAATGAACGAGCatgaaacaataatttaaaatgtatttatagacGTGCATGTTTGatgttttttcttgtcttttagaATTCTATTGGTTCATTTCGTTGATCCTTTTTGCTCACAACacacaaacatcaaacatgCACGTCTATAAATACAACGAAATGAACCAATATATCTGTCTGtttaattaagtttaaatatttttgcagATTTTTGTTAATAGTTCTATTTTAtccacattttttaaaatcaattcatccttgaaaaaatattaagtgtTCTAATAAAGGGtataatgaaaattaatttttataattgtgtgAAAACTTTTAACAACACATAATAAAATGGAGAAAGGATATGATGTTTCTGATTTTAaggttaattttaatttatttgtctCCTTAAAGGTATTTATAAACCAGTAAAGGTAAAGCGAAGTTATTTGCCCTCGCTTATGTTCACTGGTTGGGTAATTGTCTAGTTCACGCGGCGAACCAGATTTCTGTTGCCAGGTTACCTAGCATTTGAAACACACTAATGGAAGATGGCCTTAGCCATCGACTGTTTCTAACCTTCTTATAGTTTGattcatataaataaacatgCACATGCAGTTTGAGAGACCCTGAAAATTAAATCAGGTGTTTGTGTTACCTGATTTTCCTAATTAGGGGACAAATTGTTAAGTGATTTGTCTAACCTAATTTACAGTGACTCTAATGAGGGGtaatgaaaaacttaaaaagaattaaaatgaGTAAGATAATAATAGTTTTTGAATACTTTTAATATCTAGATGACATTTTCGGATTTCATAGATAAATAGAgtgataatatttaaaatattgtgtCATCAATTGAAAATAACATACACGATAAacaaactttatttacaatttttcatgatttgttgtttttgaaaaagtaaataatatataatcaattaaTGCACAAACTCTAGAAGTTTATTGGTCCTCCTATTTTGCAAATTTCCGTaggaacaaaagaaattaaaaatttcccaatatgtcttttttttttcctttctataatgccctttgtttttgttactcATATCTTTGCATTATAATATTCGAGAAGATACGTAGACGTATTATTGAACCAACAAAATAGTggtatttatcttttaaatctAACTTTTGATGGACTATAAGAAGGATCATTTCCTATTTGGTTTTGTATGCTTAAACAAGTATCTCTTCATCGTTCACGAAACATCTTGTATCTAGAGAGagatataacaatatatatatatatatatatatatatatatattatatagaatacTTACATCTCAAAATCAAGGGCTCAAAAATGAAGGGAGGAGAAAAACAATGTGGGAAAGTGGATAAGTTGAAGCCAATAATAGCAATCATATCACTCCAATTCGGATATGCAGGCATGTACATCATTACCATGGTCTCcttcaagcatggcatgaaccATTGGATCCTTGCTACCTATCGTCACGTCGTCGCCACCATTGTCATTGCTCCTTTTGCCCTCGTTCTCGAGAGGTATGTATGTTTCATGATGTTGTATGCGttgtttagtttggttttttatatCTAAAGCCATGGTgtgctatatatataagtgtCTCAATACTAATTTAACGCATACTTTTCAGGAAAATAAGGCCTAAGATGACATGGCCATTGTTCTTTAGGATTCTTTCCCTCGGATTCCTAGAGTAAGCTCCGTATACATAAACCTTATCCCCTTTTCATGTACATGCATAATAGCATATATATGTCAATATGTGTGTGTTAGGTGTGCACACAcacatatagatatatatatgtttatacatTAACATGTGCACACataacacatatatacatatacttatatatatatatatcatattcaaACGATAAATTTAGATTAACAacatactataattttataaataattatataggaTTCTCGGGCCTAATAAAGACGAATGAAAAAAATTGTGAGGTTGATATATTTTCATGATAATATATACGTCATGCCTAACATTTAAAGcactttttgtaaaatattagaGACAGTTCAAATTAGTTTCTTaatcaatgaaaataaaaaatttaaatagaaaaacaataaaactataaatacatattttaccAATATaccaaatgaaaattaaaatttttgatttgcATAATACTATAGAGGAGGACctattgtctttttttgttcatgtaagattttaaaaatcgacaaataaaacaaagtttttatataaaagccaatttaataatttaaataaaataaataaattttcgTAGAAATGAGGtgtaaaacaatattattttggtCGAATCTATACGAAAAGATTCTAGTGGTGAATTTGATGAGATCATCACTCATTGCCGTCTTCTCATAGTCATTCACTTATTTGCGtttcctttttatattttaagagTGATTGTGAAAAACCTAGAATATGATTGGTTGATGCAAAATTGAAGCATATGATTagatacataattaataaattgatcAATTCGTAATTGTTGTTGCTTGTCTATTCAGACCACTTTTGGACCAGAACTTGTACTACATAGGAATGAAAGCCACGTCAGCTACGTACAGTTCTGCCTTTGTTAATGCACTTCCTGCCATTACTTTTATAATGGCTGTCATTTTCAGgtaatttgtttctaattagATTTAATATTGTTCTCAAATTTTTTAACTAGCAAACGTAaacatagttttctttttactaatttactaatttactaatcatgtatttgtttaatataatCAGGATAGAAACTGTAAACTTGAAGAAGGTACGAAGTCTTGCAAAGGTGATTGGAACAGCAATCACTTTAGTAGGAGCGATGGTGATGACGTTGTACAAAGGTCCAGCCATTGAGCTCTTTAAGAGTGCTCATACCTCTTTACATGGTGGCTCCTCCAGCAGCTCATCCGAGACCACTGACCAGAACTGGGTCACCGGAACCCTAGCGGTTATGGGTAGTATCACCAGTTGGGCAGGTTTCTTCATTTTACAAGTAAGCAAAAATTTAGTCTCATATATTTAGATTCTCAATTAGTGTGTTCAAATTAGTCTATGTAACACAccataaatattataatcactatttatacatatatattggaTAATGTAAACTAATTTGTGATATATTGGTTAAAGCTATACATAATTTACATGGCATTTTAACAAAAGAtgaatagtatatattaaaGTTAATAAAGTGGTTAATTTTTTCAGTCATTCACGTTAAAAAAATATCCTGCGGAATTGTCATTGGTTATGTGGATTTGCGGATTGGGAACAATATTGAACACCATTGCTTCGGTCGTGATGGTGCGTGACTTGAGCGCCTGGAAGATCGGTATGGACTCAGGCACACTTGCCGCGGTTTACTCCGTAAGTTTTCACCGTTTAATACGAAACCAtctgattttataatatataatcacaaaCTAGTAAATATTGATATTAATATGGTAATTGTATGGTTAATATCAGGGAGTGGTTTGTTCTGGTATGGCGTATTACATACAAAGCATTGTGATTAGGGAACGAGGCCCGGTTTTTACTACGTCGTTCAGTCCTATGTGCATGATCATCACTGCCTTCCTTGGCGTGCTAGTTTTGGCTGAAAAGATCCACCTTGGAAGGTAAACTATAGTTATATAGAAACGACACTAGTACAAACGATTAGATTATATATGCAATATATGTAACTAAGTAGTTGTTTGATTTTGTCAATGCAGTATAATAGGGGCGATTTTCATCGTGTTTGGGCTATATAGGGTCGTGTGGGGAAAAGCTAAGGACGAAGTGATTTCGGTTGAGGAGAAAACAGGATTGCAGGAGCTTCCAATCACCAACATCTCCACAAAGACAGAGGGTATTGGTGGTATTCCCATTGCAATAGACAAAGGTGTGGCTAACAATACCTAAACAAAAAGACATTGCTCTCAAATTTTGGAAGGCCAAATTTCCAAGAAGGGAAATTTGtttatcttgtttgttttaatgttgTTTACATTTTCAAGCTGTCTTGTGGTAAGTATTAGAttcaactatataaaaaatgttgtatCTTTTCTGTAATTGTGGAATATCACGGAAATGGAAGAAATCTTAATTTGGTAAATGTATCGTTAGACGCCAAATATGAACTTAGTATTGACAAGATTAATCTTTAAAAGCCTATGAAACGTATAGTGATGatgttgttaaaatatttttaaaaaaagtttgttgCAAAGTATGGAGAACTAAACGTTCTAGGTTGACATGGCGATTAAGAAGATATTTAAGAAGATTTACAAGTTTTAAGTTCAAGAAAATGATTAGGACTAGAACGGAGTTGGAAAGAATAATCTTGGATCTGAGTGAGAAACGTGTGGATCTCATCGTGACTGCTAAAGATTGGCTAATGTTTAAACTACCGTGTTTATTAATTAGTGTCGAGTCGAGTACTCAACTCTCATATAAGCAAAGTTTTATGGTAATGATTATGTAAATGAAAAACTAGGGAATTTTTAACGTTTAAGCATG contains:
- the LOC104736871 gene encoding WAT1-related protein At4g08300, with protein sequence MKGGEKQCGKVDKLKPIIAIISLQFGYAGMYIITMVSFKHGMNHWILATYRHVVATIVIAPFALVLERKIRPKMTWPLFFRILSLGFLEPLLDQNLYYIGMKATSATYSSAFVNALPAITFIMAVIFRIETVNLKKVRSLAKVIGTAITLVGAMVMTLYKGPAIELFKSAHTSLHGGSSSSSSETTDQNWVTGTLAVMGSITSWAGFFILQSFTLKKYPAELSLVMWICGLGTILNTIASVVMVRDLSAWKIGMDSGTLAAVYSGVVCSGMAYYIQSIVIRERGPVFTTSFSPMCMIITAFLGVLVLAEKIHLGSIIGAIFIVFGLYRVVWGKAKDEVISVEEKTGLQELPITNISTKTEGIGGIPIAIDKGVANNT